The following are from one region of the Rhodopirellula sp. P2 genome:
- a CDS encoding ribbon-helix-helix domain-containing protein gives MNVQLSPDSMQFVEGLVASGQFESAEAAIAAGVQLLKSQQQLRAEIQKGIDELDAGQGIDGDVVFSELRERAKKAMESAE, from the coding sequence ATGAATGTACAGCTTAGCCCCGATTCCATGCAATTTGTAGAGGGTTTGGTGGCGTCTGGGCAGTTTGAATCTGCAGAAGCCGCAATTGCCGCTGGCGTGCAGCTATTGAAAAGCCAGCAGCAGTTGCGAGCGGAAATTCAAAAGGGAATTGATGAGCTAGACGCGGGGCAAGGAATCGACGGAGATGTCGTGTTCAGCGAATTACGAGAACGCGCTAAGAAGGCGATGGAGTCAGCCGAGTAA
- a CDS encoding histone deacetylase family protein, which yields MPRIVYSRHYNIGFYGLERLHPFDSRKYGRVWGLLRRHFGSSLSGLHVRPRRAASRDELMLVHSNDYLTRLRDPKYVAGALEVPPVRRLPSWAIDWHVLRPMRWATRGTILAAANALEHGFAVNLSGGYHHAKPNHGEGFSIYADIGIAVAAMRAQQLIADDSRIAYIDTDAHQGNGVCHTFMSDNRVFIFDIFNCRIYPIFDVDARKRVDCDVGINSSITDSEYMGELHNRLPGFLDSVGRSPIGLAIYNAGTDVFAGDPLGGLSISADTIRERDLFVVRELRKRNIPTIMVLSGGYTKQSYQLVADSVIELIEMETAEGG from the coding sequence ATGCCCCGCATCGTCTATTCTCGACACTACAACATTGGTTTCTACGGCCTCGAACGTCTTCACCCGTTTGACTCGCGTAAATACGGCCGCGTTTGGGGATTGCTTCGTCGCCACTTTGGCTCATCGCTCTCCGGGCTTCATGTGAGACCGCGACGTGCAGCCTCCCGCGATGAACTGATGCTGGTTCACTCGAACGACTATCTCACTCGATTGCGCGATCCAAAATACGTCGCTGGTGCACTTGAGGTTCCGCCGGTTCGGCGTCTTCCAAGTTGGGCGATTGACTGGCACGTGCTCCGGCCGATGCGGTGGGCAACGCGGGGCACGATACTCGCCGCAGCCAACGCGCTGGAACACGGCTTTGCTGTCAATCTTAGCGGTGGATACCACCACGCCAAACCTAACCACGGTGAGGGGTTCTCAATCTACGCGGATATTGGCATCGCCGTCGCTGCGATGCGTGCCCAACAATTGATTGCTGATGACTCACGAATCGCGTACATCGACACCGACGCGCATCAAGGCAACGGCGTCTGCCACACGTTCATGTCCGACAATCGCGTTTTCATTTTTGATATTTTCAACTGTCGCATCTATCCGATTTTCGATGTTGATGCGCGGAAGCGGGTCGATTGTGATGTTGGTATCAACAGTTCGATCACGGATTCCGAATACATGGGCGAACTCCATAATCGGCTGCCGGGGTTTCTTGATTCCGTGGGGCGGTCGCCCATCGGTTTGGCCATCTACAATGCGGGCACCGATGTTTTCGCGGGCGACCCACTCGGAGGCCTCAGTATATCGGCGGACACTATCCGCGAACGCGACCTATTTGTTGTTCGCGAGCTACGCAAACGCAACATTCCTACAATCATGGTTCTTAGCGGTGGCTACACCAAGCAGAGTTACCAGCTTGTTGCTGATTCTGTTATCGAACTGATTGAGATGGAGACCGCAGAGGGCGGATAG
- a CDS encoding sirohydrochlorin chelatase, which translates to MEGRSPANEATSNRNTGVDPQSLSPEHPRRGILLIGHGTRDQRGTDEFFELGERLASRLAGRAIVQPCLLEFQSPTIDEGWRRLLDAGADQITVSPLLLFAAGHAKSDIPDAVENVARQTQTLDRIAGYSRPISRQPHMIDLVRERLFESLESAALEAGDETSPSIAVVMVGRGSLDPCASSDMRLLTEVTLRGRVNEWGRSGSASQSIADHCGLNAGGWCTTFYAMAQPRLPDTLDQLAASGRFGRVIVQPHLLFSGRLYDAIVRQTNEVAAKFSEIDFVVSRYLGPDSKVAAAIADRIDSLRSEDISG; encoded by the coding sequence ATGGAAGGTCGATCCCCTGCAAACGAAGCCACCTCCAATCGGAACACAGGCGTTGATCCGCAGTCTTTGTCCCCGGAGCATCCGCGTCGGGGAATCCTGCTGATCGGCCACGGGACTCGCGATCAGCGTGGGACCGATGAATTCTTTGAGTTGGGCGAGCGTCTGGCTTCGCGTCTGGCTGGACGAGCGATCGTTCAGCCTTGTTTGTTGGAGTTTCAGTCGCCCACAATTGATGAAGGTTGGCGCCGGTTGCTGGACGCGGGAGCGGATCAAATCACCGTTTCGCCGCTGCTGTTGTTCGCCGCAGGGCATGCGAAGTCCGACATCCCCGATGCGGTGGAAAACGTCGCTCGCCAGACTCAAACGCTGGACCGGATCGCTGGCTACAGTCGTCCGATATCGCGGCAGCCGCACATGATCGATCTGGTTCGGGAGCGGTTGTTCGAATCGCTGGAATCTGCCGCGCTGGAAGCCGGAGATGAAACGTCCCCGTCGATCGCCGTGGTGATGGTGGGCCGCGGAAGCTTGGACCCCTGTGCTTCGTCGGACATGCGATTGCTGACCGAGGTCACGCTGCGTGGTCGCGTGAACGAGTGGGGACGCTCGGGATCCGCTTCGCAGTCGATTGCGGATCATTGTGGGCTCAACGCGGGTGGATGGTGCACCACGTTTTACGCAATGGCTCAGCCACGATTGCCGGACACGCTGGATCAATTGGCGGCAAGCGGTCGGTTCGGGCGTGTCATTGTTCAGCCGCACTTGTTGTTTTCAGGGCGACTCTATGATGCGATCGTTCGTCAGACAAACGAGGTCGCGGCGAAGTTCAGTGAGATCGATTTCGTTGTCTCACGATACTTGGGGCCGGATTCCAAGGTGGCCGCGGCAATCGCCGATCGAATCGATTCCCTGCGATCCGAAGACATCAGCGGTTGA
- a CDS encoding tyrosine-type recombinase/integrase, protein MMEAARTLRDKLLLTVLYATGLRVAEVARLQWSDFDFDRQQIRVQLGKGKKDRYVMLADDLLPLMRQLWRHTKGVGYLFPSEGRRVDRHLSPRTIQRAVKQARILSGIGKAVTPHSFRHSFATHLIESGTDIRFIQKLLGHTNLETTSLYTNVARMKATAVASPLDRLRDEPGSSSESSGRQPKPRPSVGRMRLELDPNPDSNGAYAVTLGVWKDGQLLPLPGMRATMPRQDWVSLQIPLQDIWEPTLRCLPAAQRERLESPEFFSQVQREVAKRILRIRDAEPSQAIKT, encoded by the coding sequence ATGATGGAGGCCGCTCGCACGTTGCGTGACAAACTGCTTCTCACCGTGTTGTATGCAACCGGTTTGCGAGTCGCGGAGGTCGCCCGTTTGCAGTGGTCGGATTTTGATTTCGATCGCCAACAAATCCGAGTTCAACTTGGCAAAGGCAAAAAGGATCGCTACGTCATGCTGGCCGACGATCTGTTGCCGCTGATGAGGCAGTTGTGGCGGCACACCAAAGGAGTTGGCTACCTGTTTCCTTCCGAAGGCAGGCGTGTCGACCGGCATCTTTCTCCGAGGACGATCCAACGTGCGGTCAAGCAGGCTCGGATTCTGTCGGGAATTGGCAAGGCGGTCACGCCGCACAGTTTCCGCCACAGCTTTGCCACGCATCTGATCGAATCCGGTACCGACATTCGGTTCATTCAAAAGCTGCTCGGGCACACCAATTTGGAAACCACCTCGCTGTACACCAACGTCGCACGAATGAAAGCGACGGCGGTTGCCAGCCCACTGGATCGGTTGAGGGACGAACCCGGTTCGTCGTCGGAGTCTTCCGGTCGGCAACCGAAGCCTCGGCCTTCCGTGGGCCGGATGCGGCTTGAGCTGGATCCGAATCCCGATTCAAACGGCGCGTATGCGGTGACGTTGGGCGTCTGGAAGGATGGTCAATTGCTTCCCCTGCCGGGAATGCGAGCGACGATGCCGCGCCAAGATTGGGTTTCTTTGCAAATCCCACTGCAAGACATCTGGGAACCGACGCTGCGTTGTCTCCCCGCGGCACAACGAGAGCGATTGGAGTCGCCCGAGTTCTTCTCGCAGGTGCAGCGAGAGGTTGCCAAGCGAATCCTGCGAATCAGAGACGCGGAACCTTCTCAGGCGATCAAAACCTAG
- a CDS encoding S41 family peptidase produces MLPRNLTLLCSVLVISFACYVIHQRTRTAMMVGEALEMIDRFYVEPVDRRTLLTSAMAGMTSTLDQHSEYIPPVSYQAFQDTIHQEFAGIGIYVDQPVENEPVRVITPLVGSPALLAGLMPGDAILEVDHEYVGDLDIRSVSERLRGPIATTVELLVQRGDEKVKLSVKRDTIQLESVIGDHRDENNDWVFRVRQQPDIVYVRMTSFGDKTVSELRNVLSRLVPKSDVSGLVLDLRGNGGGLLHAAVEVCDMFLSSGKIVSTKTRGGVVEDEVSATAGTLVPPRMPVAILIDEHSASASEIVAAALQDHGRATIVGTRSYGKGTVQNILPLEYGRSALRLTVAKYYRPSDKNIHRGIDDTEEDVWGVSPDPGMNVKVPEEDLRQLARFWEEASYPSLKNRDLADAHLKLVDPDRQVESAADEGTSQPQKESSEQEPPSPENKTAPETADSAPDADTPENENSQTERPHPKSAWDLDAPLRTAVEAIRSTNGAASRAAAA; encoded by the coding sequence ATGCTCCCACGAAACTTGACGCTGCTTTGTTCCGTGCTGGTCATCTCGTTCGCGTGTTATGTGATCCACCAGCGAACGAGAACCGCGATGATGGTGGGCGAAGCCTTGGAGATGATCGATCGATTCTACGTCGAGCCGGTCGACCGACGGACTCTTCTGACGTCTGCGATGGCGGGCATGACATCGACGCTGGATCAGCACAGCGAATACATTCCGCCGGTCAGCTATCAAGCGTTCCAGGACACGATTCACCAGGAATTTGCCGGCATCGGGATCTATGTCGATCAACCGGTCGAAAACGAACCGGTCCGGGTGATCACCCCGTTGGTGGGCTCTCCTGCGCTTCTTGCCGGGCTGATGCCGGGCGACGCCATCCTCGAAGTGGACCACGAATACGTGGGGGATTTGGACATCCGGTCCGTCAGTGAACGCTTGCGAGGCCCCATCGCAACAACGGTCGAGTTGTTGGTCCAACGTGGCGATGAAAAAGTCAAGTTGAGCGTGAAGCGGGACACCATCCAGTTGGAATCGGTCATCGGTGATCACCGCGATGAAAACAACGACTGGGTGTTTCGTGTGAGGCAGCAACCGGACATCGTTTACGTGCGAATGACCAGCTTTGGTGACAAGACGGTCAGCGAACTCCGAAATGTGCTGAGCCGTTTGGTGCCGAAATCAGATGTGTCGGGGTTGGTGTTGGACCTGCGAGGAAACGGCGGCGGGTTGCTCCATGCGGCAGTGGAAGTCTGCGATATGTTTTTGAGCTCCGGGAAAATTGTCAGCACCAAGACTCGCGGCGGCGTGGTCGAAGACGAGGTGTCCGCAACGGCGGGGACTTTGGTTCCACCTCGCATGCCGGTCGCGATCTTGATCGATGAGCATTCCGCCAGCGCCAGCGAAATTGTGGCGGCGGCGCTGCAGGACCATGGCCGAGCGACGATCGTCGGCACGCGAAGCTATGGCAAAGGAACCGTTCAAAATATCTTGCCCTTGGAATATGGACGCAGTGCTCTGCGACTGACCGTTGCCAAGTACTATCGGCCCAGCGACAAAAACATTCACCGTGGAATCGATGACACGGAAGAAGACGTGTGGGGAGTGAGCCCTGATCCGGGCATGAATGTGAAAGTCCCCGAAGAGGACCTGAGGCAATTGGCTCGTTTCTGGGAAGAGGCCTCTTACCCTTCTCTGAAAAATCGAGATTTGGCGGATGCTCATTTGAAGCTGGTCGATCCTGATCGGCAGGTTGAGTCGGCTGCCGACGAGGGGACCTCGCAGCCGCAGAAGGAATCGTCCGAGCAGGAGCCACCTTCGCCGGAGAACAAGACGGCCCCCGAGACCGCTGATTCTGCTCCGGACGCAGACACCCCCGAAAACGAAAATTCGCAAACCGAGCGACCGCACCCCAAATCGGCTTGGGATTTGGACGCACCCTTGCGAACAGCCGTGGAAGCCATTCGATCGACAAACGGAGCGGCGTCGAGGGCCGCTGCGGCGTGA
- the tnpB gene encoding IS66 family insertion sequence element accessory protein TnpB (TnpB, as the term is used for proteins encoded by IS66 family insertion elements, is considered an accessory protein, since TnpC, encoded by a neighboring gene, is a DDE family transposase.) — protein sequence MIGLPGNKVSGGTPIYLCTDPVDFRKGFDGLTGIVTTSLGKSVTDGSLFLFVNRKRDRIKALWWETGGLTLWYRRLEQGTVELPTSPCDQSHITIDSVELAMWIAGVSLKSAKTRRKRMKVA from the coding sequence ATGATCGGATTGCCCGGCAATAAAGTTTCAGGGGGCACGCCGATCTATCTGTGCACCGATCCAGTCGACTTTCGAAAAGGCTTTGATGGTCTGACCGGAATCGTCACCACGTCGCTGGGCAAGAGCGTCACCGACGGTTCGCTGTTTCTGTTTGTCAATCGAAAGCGAGACCGCATCAAAGCCCTCTGGTGGGAGACTGGTGGATTGACCTTGTGGTACAGACGGCTCGAGCAAGGCACCGTTGAGCTGCCAACGTCTCCATGCGATCAATCGCATATCACGATCGATTCGGTCGAGCTCGCGATGTGGATCGCTGGCGTGTCACTGAAATCGGCCAAGACAAGACGCAAGCGAATGAAAGTTGCTTGA
- a CDS encoding sensor histidine kinase, with protein MVLILSLVIAGASAWFVGVVSLATIGLLLMFRHWHDTQQDDAVSAYVRESTEDIQKWQERLRCLHAETKQNASALLQLSDGVIVLAKDFSVLLINPSAVRLLGLKKRDALLGRCFTELVRVPQLLASIRSAVKEQQPQEFAVEVHDQGVIRPLRVRVDLIDTGEESNLQLSLRDETESRRVEDMRREFIANVSHELKTPLAAIKGYAETVELAVQDDPDAALHFMQQITAQCLRLERLVHEMMQLARAQAGPANLHLSSVSLAEIVGDAIRTYEPVAVANGLDLIQEIPPGKAKIIADREATLTIANNLIGNAIRYTPTGGEVRVSIEEQPEHWALIVKDTGVGIPSAEQNRIFERFYRGSRNEESSTSGTGLGLAIVKHLTQAQDGNVSVTSTPGEGSRFCVCLPAVQSSTELNRV; from the coding sequence ATGGTTCTGATTCTGAGTTTGGTCATCGCCGGGGCATCCGCCTGGTTCGTCGGGGTGGTTAGTCTGGCCACCATCGGATTGTTGCTGATGTTCCGCCATTGGCACGACACGCAACAGGACGATGCGGTTTCCGCTTACGTTCGCGAGAGCACCGAAGACATTCAAAAGTGGCAAGAACGGCTTCGTTGCCTGCACGCGGAAACCAAACAAAATGCCTCGGCGCTGTTGCAGCTCAGCGACGGGGTGATCGTGTTGGCAAAGGATTTCTCCGTCCTGCTGATCAACCCCTCCGCCGTTCGATTGTTGGGGCTGAAAAAGCGAGACGCTTTGCTCGGACGTTGCTTCACCGAGTTGGTGCGGGTGCCTCAATTGTTGGCGTCGATTCGTTCGGCGGTCAAAGAGCAGCAACCGCAGGAGTTCGCGGTGGAAGTGCATGACCAGGGTGTCATCCGTCCCTTGCGGGTGCGGGTGGATTTGATCGACACCGGCGAAGAGTCGAACTTGCAGTTGTCGCTGCGTGATGAAACGGAATCTCGCCGCGTGGAGGACATGCGTCGGGAATTCATCGCCAATGTATCGCATGAGCTGAAAACCCCCTTGGCCGCCATCAAGGGATACGCCGAAACCGTCGAGTTGGCGGTCCAAGATGATCCCGATGCAGCCCTGCACTTCATGCAGCAGATCACCGCGCAGTGTTTGCGGTTGGAACGGTTGGTGCACGAAATGATGCAGTTGGCCAGGGCTCAGGCGGGGCCGGCAAACCTGCACCTGTCCAGCGTTTCGCTGGCGGAAATTGTCGGTGACGCGATTCGGACTTACGAACCCGTTGCGGTCGCCAATGGATTGGATTTGATTCAGGAAATCCCACCCGGCAAGGCCAAAATCATTGCCGATCGAGAAGCGACGCTGACCATCGCCAACAACTTGATCGGCAACGCCATTCGTTATACCCCCACGGGAGGAGAGGTGCGGGTTTCGATCGAAGAACAGCCCGAGCATTGGGCGTTGATTGTGAAAGACACCGGGGTGGGGATTCCATCGGCCGAGCAAAATCGAATCTTTGAACGCTTCTATCGCGGCAGTCGAAACGAAGAATCCAGCACCAGTGGCACCGGGTTGGGATTGGCGATCGTCAAGCACCTGACACAGGCTCAGGACGGCAATGTTTCGGTCACCAGCACGCCCGGCGAAGGCTCTCGTTTTTGTGTTTGCTTGCCTGCCGTGCAATCTTCGACGGAACTGAACCGGGTTTAG
- a CDS encoding tyrosine-type recombinase/integrase has product MVLVPERCWQLIDATVASHLQVIFRAMYSCGLRGVDVRHLRPQDVDADRMMLRVCTTKGHRQREVPLPQATLDAFRAHWATHRNPNWLLPATQRNTPASKADQPISARTIQRGFTKVTESLGWQDSGLTPHTLRHSYATAMLDAGVNLKVLQGYLGHKNLQATEVYLHLTRLGDERGRQIVAQIMNGDVAEQGLSRKAFQWS; this is encoded by the coding sequence ATGGTCTTGGTACCCGAGCGATGCTGGCAACTCATTGACGCCACCGTGGCGTCCCATCTGCAAGTCATCTTTCGAGCCATGTACTCCTGCGGACTCCGTGGCGTCGACGTTCGCCACTTGAGACCCCAAGACGTGGACGCCGATCGAATGATGCTCCGCGTTTGCACCACCAAAGGACACCGGCAACGCGAAGTCCCACTGCCTCAAGCTACCCTCGATGCGTTTCGTGCTCACTGGGCAACCCATCGCAATCCAAACTGGTTGCTTCCGGCGACGCAGAGAAACACTCCGGCGTCGAAGGCTGACCAACCCATCAGTGCCAGGACGATCCAGCGTGGGTTCACGAAAGTCACCGAGTCGCTGGGCTGGCAAGACTCCGGATTGACTCCGCACACACTGAGGCATTCCTACGCCACCGCGATGCTGGACGCCGGAGTCAACCTCAAGGTTCTGCAAGGCTACCTCGGACACAAGAACTTGCAAGCAACCGAGGTCTACCTCCACCTGACACGCCTGGGTGACGAAAGAGGCAGGCAGATCGTCGCTCAGATCATGAACGGGGACGTCGCCGAGCAAGGCCTTTCACGAAAGGCGTTTCAATGGTCTTGA
- a CDS encoding type II toxin-antitoxin system RelE/ParE family toxin: MPRLIIAPSARRDLSDIYDYIARDKPIAAANWVEKIEGKCKLIATTPEFGERRPEYGADIRSNVVGRYVIFFRPIENGIEVASVIAGDRDIRSL, encoded by the coding sequence ATGCCAAGGTTGATAATTGCACCGTCCGCACGGCGGGATTTGTCAGACATTTACGATTACATCGCGCGAGACAAACCCATTGCGGCGGCTAATTGGGTCGAGAAAATCGAAGGGAAGTGCAAGCTTATCGCGACAACGCCCGAATTTGGAGAACGGCGGCCTGAGTACGGTGCCGACATTCGCAGCAATGTGGTTGGTCGCTACGTGATATTCTTCAGGCCGATCGAGAACGGTATCGAAGTCGCAAGCGTCATCGCTGGTGATCGTGACATCCGTTCACTCTAG
- the tnpA gene encoding IS66 family insertion sequence element accessory protein TnpA produces MTRVETVKLWTERLQRFEQAQMTVAEFCTAEGVSQPSFYNWKRKLRSARDPKASAVAKFVPVSFQATPDRPTPAANHASATIELPGGVRIRVEVPTDSPPNPLRKDQP; encoded by the coding sequence ATGACTCGAGTCGAAACCGTGAAGCTTTGGACGGAGCGTCTGCAACGATTTGAACAGGCTCAGATGACGGTCGCTGAGTTCTGTACCGCCGAAGGTGTTTCGCAGCCTTCTTTCTACAATTGGAAACGCAAGCTGCGTTCGGCACGGGATCCGAAAGCCTCCGCCGTGGCCAAGTTTGTGCCCGTCTCGTTTCAAGCCACACCGGATCGCCCCACTCCTGCTGCGAATCACGCCAGCGCGACGATTGAACTTCCCGGTGGCGTCCGCATTCGTGTCGAAGTACCGACTGATTCTCCGCCGAATCCATTGCGGAAGGATCAGCCATGA
- a CDS encoding heavy-metal-associated domain-containing protein, translating to MKSIVYVVAALAAVGIMVAISATPDQAPEVETAAAAAVVATPEVMAEAGTMTLEVPEMHCQFACFPRVQETLEKNDAVSEVALVDQPDPNTLTVKKVVVKYNAGFDVSSALAALQKEGFSSAQKVQ from the coding sequence ATGAAATCGATCGTTTACGTTGTTGCCGCCCTGGCCGCCGTCGGAATCATGGTCGCCATTTCTGCGACCCCTGATCAGGCACCCGAAGTTGAAACGGCCGCTGCGGCGGCCGTCGTTGCAACGCCGGAAGTCATGGCCGAAGCCGGCACGATGACTTTGGAAGTGCCTGAAATGCACTGCCAATTCGCTTGCTTCCCTCGCGTTCAGGAAACCTTGGAAAAGAACGATGCGGTCAGCGAAGTCGCTTTGGTCGACCAACCTGATCCCAACACTTTGACCGTCAAGAAAGTCGTGGTGAAGTACAACGCTGGGTTCGACGTTTCGTCCGCTCTGGCTGCTTTGCAAAAAGAAGGTTTCAGCTCTGCCCAAAAGGTGCAGTGA
- the tnpC gene encoding IS66 family transposase yields the protein MDAKRSTNVQPPNDIESCHRIIASLKSQVEEQAHSVLELKSHNDKLEEKNIDLQLKVDKLLQQLFGRRSERRVDGDGQLFLDLGDEATPEVVSALEEAVREAEQVAQDAEEEKQKRRRKQPAKNDRKFPEHLPRIERIVDLPEARREGLKLIGYDEVETLEWIRPELRVRVNKYAKYVQPIEKNRAEEGPAIISPERPTGLVAGDRFDASIGVEVIAWKYFYHLPFYRQQDLFAGSGWTPSRSTLANIETSVEFALRPLAEHLRSFLKTDACVGCDDTGVVLITPKVMPDLSNHPRADRVVEVLEKAIASGKPSIQANFWGYYASRLPVVGFDFTVSRHRDGPDDVLADYEGTLIGDCWSGFQKIDVRSDSRITFAACWAHARRKIDECRSAFPIQVAKLESRIRMLYDIEDQIKALDDAERLSRRQSLSRHVLGLIDEYLQSETMSSPKVLPKSNLGQAAAYVRRHWAALNRFTEDARVPIDNNDCEQLMKRVATGRKNWLFKGSLSAGERAANLMTIIGTAIRNELDVHAYLDDVLRRALAGETDWSALSPPAWRDSHPESICDYRQDERRQAADRKRVRRARRRRLKK from the coding sequence ATGGATGCGAAGCGATCAACGAACGTTCAACCGCCCAATGACATCGAGTCGTGTCACCGCATAATCGCAAGCCTAAAATCACAAGTCGAAGAGCAAGCCCACTCGGTACTCGAGCTGAAGAGCCACAATGACAAGCTCGAGGAAAAGAACATCGACCTCCAGCTGAAGGTCGACAAGCTGCTTCAGCAACTCTTTGGCAGACGGAGTGAACGCCGCGTCGACGGCGACGGCCAGCTGTTTCTGGACCTCGGCGATGAAGCGACTCCCGAAGTGGTCAGTGCACTGGAAGAAGCCGTCCGGGAAGCGGAGCAGGTCGCCCAAGACGCTGAGGAAGAAAAACAGAAACGACGTCGCAAGCAGCCTGCCAAAAATGACCGTAAGTTCCCCGAGCACTTGCCGCGAATTGAGCGGATCGTTGACCTTCCCGAAGCTCGACGTGAGGGATTGAAGCTGATCGGCTATGACGAGGTCGAAACGCTCGAGTGGATTCGGCCCGAACTTCGTGTTCGCGTTAACAAGTACGCCAAATACGTTCAGCCGATTGAAAAGAATCGTGCCGAAGAAGGGCCGGCCATCATCAGCCCCGAGCGTCCTACCGGACTGGTCGCAGGGGATCGCTTCGACGCATCGATCGGTGTCGAAGTCATCGCTTGGAAGTACTTCTATCACCTGCCGTTTTACCGTCAGCAAGACTTGTTCGCCGGCAGCGGTTGGACGCCCAGTCGTAGCACGCTGGCGAATATCGAAACCTCCGTCGAGTTCGCGCTACGCCCACTGGCCGAACACTTGCGGTCGTTTCTCAAGACAGATGCTTGCGTGGGCTGTGATGACACAGGCGTGGTGCTGATCACGCCCAAAGTGATGCCCGACTTATCGAATCATCCACGCGCAGACCGAGTTGTCGAAGTGCTTGAAAAGGCCATCGCCTCTGGCAAGCCAAGCATCCAAGCGAACTTCTGGGGCTACTACGCATCGCGTCTTCCGGTGGTCGGGTTCGACTTCACGGTCAGTCGTCACCGTGACGGCCCCGATGATGTGCTGGCGGACTATGAAGGAACGCTGATCGGCGACTGCTGGTCAGGCTTTCAAAAGATCGATGTGCGCAGCGACTCGCGAATCACGTTCGCAGCGTGCTGGGCGCATGCGCGTCGCAAGATTGATGAGTGCCGCAGTGCATTCCCGATCCAAGTGGCGAAGCTGGAATCGCGGATCCGGATGCTCTACGACATTGAGGATCAAATCAAGGCTCTCGATGACGCGGAGCGACTGTCGCGGCGGCAAAGCCTCTCGCGTCACGTGCTGGGCTTGATCGACGAATACCTGCAAAGCGAAACGATGAGTTCACCCAAGGTGCTTCCCAAAAGCAATCTTGGCCAAGCGGCAGCGTACGTGCGTCGACACTGGGCGGCGCTGAATCGGTTCACCGAAGACGCTCGCGTTCCGATCGACAACAACGACTGCGAACAGTTGATGAAGCGAGTGGCGACAGGCCGCAAGAACTGGTTGTTCAAAGGCTCGCTGTCGGCAGGTGAGCGAGCGGCGAACTTGATGACGATTATCGGGACAGCGATTCGCAATGAATTGGACGTTCACGCCTATCTGGATGATGTGCTACGCCGAGCCCTGGCTGGCGAAACCGACTGGTCAGCGCTGAGCCCACCTGCCTGGAGAGACTCGCACCCGGAATCCATCTGCGACTACCGGCAAGACGAACGTCGACAAGCAGCCGACCGCAAGCGAGTCCGACGCGCCCGCCGTCGACGTCTCAAAAAATAG